The window CGTCGCCCGGGCAGGCCAGCTCCAGCTCCTGGGCCCGCGCCACGTCGCGCCAGGCCTCGGCCCGGGCCTCGGGGTCCGGGTGGCAGCGGGCCTGGGCGGTCAGGGCCCGCACCCGGCCCCGCACGTCGCCGCGCAGCGCGTAGACCGGCGCCAGCGCCAGGCCGGCCGCCAGGGCCACCCCCGGGTCCGGCGACGCCAGCGCGTCCTCCAGCGAGCGCGCCGACGCCGCGTCGTCGGGGTTCACCATGAGCGCCTGGGCCAGCCGCTGCACCGCGCCGGCCAGGTCGCCCAGGCCGGCCGCCAGCCGGGCGCTCTCGCGGGCGGCGCGGGTGGCCTCGACCGGGTCGTCGGTGGCCGAGGCCAGGTCGGCCAGCGCGGCGGCCTGCCCGGCCTCGTCGCCGTCCTTGCCCAGCGCCGCGGCCAGCCGCCCGAGCAGGCGCGGCCGCTGCGAGGGGGCCGCCACCGCCAGCGCCTCGCGGTAGACCTCGGCGGCGGCGCGCGGGCTGGCCAGCCGCTCGGCCAGGACGTCGGCCAGCTGCCCGAGCAGGGCCACCTGCTCGGCCCCGGCGGCGGCGCGCGAGCGCTCCAGCAGGAGGTCGGCGGCCTCCTCCCAGCGCTCGCCGGCCAGCGCCACGCGGGTCAGCGCCGCCAGCAGCTCGGCGTCGCCGGGGCGCAGCGCCAGGCAGCGCCGCAGCTGCGCGGCCGCCTCGTCGGAGGCGCCCAGGTCCTCCTCGGCCACGGCGGCGGCGCAGCGGCGCAGGGCCAGCTCGTCCTCCGGCCGCCCCGCCAGCCGGCCGGCCAGCTCCCCCAGCAGCGCCACCAGCTCGCCCTCGGCCCCCACCCGGCGGGCCAGCGCCTCGCAGCGGCGGCGCGCCTCGGCGTGCTCCGGGCAGGCCCGCAGCGCCTCGGCCGCCACCGAGAGGGCGGCGCGCGGATCCGCCAGCCGGTCGGCCCGCAGGGTCGCGGCGTCCAGCAGGAGGCGGGCCCGCTCGCGGGGCTCGGCGCCGGCCGGCAGGCTGCGGGCCGCCAGCTCCAGCATGGCCACCTGCCGGTCCACCTCGCCCCGGGCGGCGTACTGCGGCGCCAGCACCAGGGCCAGGCGGGCCGGGTCCACCCCGCGCTCCAGCAGGCTGGCCAGCAGCGCCACGGCCCGCTGCTGCAGCGCACCGGCCAGCCCGCCGCCGGCCAGCGTCGCGGCGAGCGCGGCGGCCGCCTCGCCGGGGCGGTCGAGCGCGTCGGCCAGCAGGCTGGCCCGGTCCAGCTCGAGCCCGGCCCGCTCGGCCGGGTCGGCCGCCAGCGAGGCCAGCCGGCCCAGCACCTGCTCGCGCTCCTCCGCGGCGCCGCTCCCCGGCGAGGCCTCCAGGGCGGCGTGCAGGCCCCACAGCGGCGCCACGTCCCCGGGCGCGCCGGCCACCAGCTCGCGCCACCGATCGGCGGCCCGCGCCGGCCTCCCCAGCGCCAGCTCCAGCCGGGCCAGGGCCTCGCCGGGGGCGCGCCGCGCCTCGCCCCGCGCCGTGGCCAGGTCGGCCTCGAGCCGGTCGGCCTCGGCCTGCTGCGCCTCGGCCCGCGCCTGGCAGGCCAGGCGCGCGGCGGCGGCGGCGTGGTCGGCGGGGTCGAGCCCGGACACCTCGGCCCAGACCTCGGCCGCCTGCCCGGCCAGCCCGAGGTCGCGGTCCAGCACCTCGGCGGCCCGGTGCAGCAGCGGGGCGCGGTCGGCCGGGGCGGAGGGCAGGGCCTGGGCGGCGGCGCGCAGGGCCCGGCAGAGCGCCGGCAGCGCGGCGGCGCGACGGGCGGCCTCCTCGAGCGGCGCCCGCAGCGGCGCGTGGGCCGGGGCCTGCGCCAGGGCGCGGCACAGGGTGCGGAAGGCGTCGCGCGGCCGGTCGAGCGGCCCGAGCTCCAGGGCCGCCAGCTGCTCCAGCAGCTCCACCCGCGCCGAGGTGTCCGGCTCGGCGGCCTCGCGCAGGGCCAGCAGCCCGGCCAGGGGCTCCCACTCGCCGGCCTCCGCCAGGAGCGGCGCCAGCGCGGCCGCGGCGGGGGCGTGGCCGGGATCGGCCCGCAGCGCCGCCTCCAGGTGACGGCGGGCGCGCCCGGGGTCGCCGAGGCGGCCGGCGGCCAGGGCGGCGGCGCGCACCTGCAGCGGGGCGTGGCCGGTGCGGGCCGGCGCGGCGCCCAGGTGGCGCTCCAGCAGCGCCAGCGCCTCCTCGACCCGTCCGGCGTCGACCAGCAGCTCGAAGGCCTGCAGCGCCGCCGGCTCGCAGGCCGGGTCGGCCTCCACCGCCTCCAGCAGCGCGGCCAGCGCGCCGGCCCCGTCGGCCAGCCGCACCAGCCTGAGCTGGGCCTGGGCCAGCAGGATCCGCACCAGCGCGCCGCGGTCGCGCGTGGCGGCGGCCAGGCGCGCCAGCGAGGCGGCCTGGGCGCCGTGGTCCTTGCGCTCGGCCAGGATCCGCTCCAGCAGGTCGAGCACGGCCGGGTGCCCGGGCGAGAGCACCCAGGCCCGCTCCAGCCGCTCCACCGCGCGCGGCACGCCGTCGGGGTCGTAGGCGGCGTAGAGCTGGGCGGCCTGCACCAGCAGCCCGGCCGCCGCGGGGCGCGCCACCCGCTCGGCGCCGGCCTCCAGCGCCGCCGCCTCCTCGCGCCAGCGGCGCGGCAGGCCGGCCAGCCGCTCGCGGGCCTGCTGGGCCCCGGGGCTGGTGCGGTCCAGGGCCTGCGCCTCGATGAGCGCGTCCATGGCCAGCTCGTGGAAGAGCGCCTCGCCGGTGAGCTCCGAGCCGAGCTGCACGTAGGCCGCCGCCAGCGCCGGGCGCGCCGCCCCGGCCTCGCGCGCCCCGTCGAGCAGCCGCTTGGCCTGGCCGAAGCGGCGCAGCGCCAGGCAGGCCTGCAGCGCCAGCCGGCGCGCCTCCTCGAGCCCTGGGTCCAGCTGCACGGCGCGCCCGTAGTGCAGGGCCGCCCGATCGCGCCGCCCCAGCCGCTCCTCGCAGATGGTGCCGAGGCGCAGCGCCGCGCGGGCCGCCTCCCCCGGCGTGGCCGCCGCCTGCTGCGCCACCTCCAGCGCCGCCGCCAGGGCCGGCCAGTCCTGCCGCTCCTCCGCCAGCGCGATCAGCCCGGCCAGGCCGGCCGGGTGGCCCGGCGCCACCGCCAGCAGGGCGCGGTAGAGCGCCTCGGCGCGCCGGTCGTTCTTGAGCTCGAAGCGGGCCAGGTCGGCCGCCTGCTGCCAGAGCGGCGCCGCCTCGGCGGGGGGCAGGACCCGGGCGCGCGCCTGGTGCAGGGCCACCAGCGCCTCGACGCGCCCGGCCTGCCGGTGGTGATCGGCCAGCTGCTGGTAGGCCGCCAGGTCTCCGGGCGCCGCTTCGAGGGTGGCGAGGTGCGCCCGGATCGCGTCGTCCATGGCCCCGTGCCGTCGGCTAGAAGGTGTAGCGCGCGCCGGTCAGCAGGGCGACGCCCGCCGTCTCGGCGGAGAGCACGTACAGCCCGTCGACCTGCACCCACCAGGAGAAGTGGCGCAGCTGGGCGAAGTACTCCGCGCCCAGGCCGCCGCCGAGCAGCACGTCCTGGTCGCCGAAGAGGCCGGCCGGGTGGGCCAGCGAGACCCCGCCGCGGGCGTGGGCGTAGGTGAAGAGCCGCTCCCAGCCGTTGGCGTCGCGGTAGGCCCAGAAGGCCACGCGCGCGTCCAGCCCGGCCACCATCAGGTCGAAGGCCCCGTAGTCCAGGCTGGCCTTCTGGAAGATCCCCTCGGCGAAGAGCGAGACGGCCACCCGGCTGGTCACGTCGTAGCCGAGCTGCAGCCCCACCAGGTGGCCGGTGGCGGTGCCGCCGCCGTCCGCCGCGGAGGGGAAGGCCAGCGGGTCCTTGGCGGGCGGCGTGTCGAGCAGCACCACCGGCCAGCCCACCTCGAAGCCGATGAACAGGCCGCGCTCCACGTCGGCGAAGCGGGGGGCGCGCGGGTCCTCGGCCGGGCCGGGGGCGGCGTCCTGGGCCAGGGCTGGCGCCGCGGCGGCCAGCAGCAGCGCCGCGGCCAGGGAACGTCGGAAGGCGATGGGCACGGGTCTCCCCTCCCCTACTCGGCGCCGGCGGCGCGCAGGATCCACGGGTAGGTGATCACGGCGATGCCGCCGCCCTTCGGCTTCGGGAACTGCCAGCTGACGATGCGGGCCATCATGCACTGGTGGACCTTGTCGTCGGCCAGGGAGGTGCCGCCGCCGTCGATGGAGGCGTTGGAGGCGTTGCCGTCGGCGTCGATGGTCCAGCGGATGACCACCTTGCCGGCCAGCTTGGGGTTCACCGCCAGCTGCTCCTCGTAGCAGAAGCGGATCTGGGCGGCGTGCTCGCGGATGACGGCCCGGATCAGCTCCTTGTCGATGGAGCCGAGCACGGTGGCGGTGCCGGTGGTGATGGCGATGTCGCGGTCGCCCTTCTTGCCCAGCGCGCCCACGCCCTGGCCGTAGCCGCCCAGGCCGCCGCCGCGCCCCTTGGTGCCGATGCCGCCGATGCCCACCGTCTCGCCGGCGCCGCCGCCGCCGCTGCCGGTGCCGCGCACCCCCAGGCCGCCGAAGCCGAAGCTGTCGCCCACGGTGGCCCCGAACATGTTGCCGGTGGCGCCGCGCAGGTCGCCGCCCAGGCCGCCGGAGCCGAAGACGGTGGCCAGCCCGCCGCCGCCGCCGCGCCCCAGCGCCCCCAGCACGCCCATGCGCTTCACGACCTCCTTGGCGTTGGGGTCGATG is drawn from Anaeromyxobacter sp. and contains these coding sequences:
- the cglE gene encoding adventurous gliding motility protein CglE, encoding MAAALLLAAAAPALAQDAAPGPAEDPRAPRFADVERGLFIGFEVGWPVVLLDTPPAKDPLAFPSAADGGGTATGHLVGLQLGYDVTSRVAVSLFAEGIFQKASLDYGAFDLMVAGLDARVAFWAYRDANGWERLFTYAHARGGVSLAHPAGLFGDQDVLLGGGLGAEYFAQLRHFSWWVQVDGLYVLSAETAGVALLTGARYTF